CTCGGTGAGGGCCGCGTCGGCACCTGCCTGCTCGAGCACAAGGCCGAGGTCACCGACGCCTGCCGGCAGGCGATCGACGATGTCGGCCTCGAGGTCGTCGAGAATTAGCCCCCGCGAATCGGAATACGACACAACGCCGAACCGGATCGTCGCGACCGGTCTCGCGTCGTCGTCGGTCGCAGAGTGCGCCTGCCGAGCGAATTCGTGCTCCTGAGGGGCAATGCGCCATGCGTTCACTTCGAGACCTGAAGAGCCGGTTGGATGCCCTTCCGAGGGAACGGCTGATCCAGGCGCCGACGCCCCTCCAGCGGATTGCCCGGCCCTCGGAGTTTCCAAAAGGTGCCGATCTTCAGATCAAGCGTGACGACCTCACGGGACTGGCCTTCGGGGGCAACAAGGGACGCAAGCTCGAGTACATCGTGGCGGATGCCCTGGCGCATGGAGCCGACACCTTGGTCACCTGGGGCGGCGTCCAGTCCAATTGGTGTCTGCAGACCGCAGCCGCAGCCGCCCGGGTGGGCATGCGGGCGGTGGTCGTTCTGCTCGAGAAATCCGGGATGTCCGCCGATGACGACGGCAATGTGCTGCTCGACCACCTCTGTGGTGCGGAGGTCCAGGTAGTAGAGATCGGCCCTGATCGCGGCATGCTGCGGCTCGAACAGGTTGCCGATCTGGTCGAGCCGGTCGTCGAGGATGAGAGAGCGGCCGGCAGGAAGCCCTATCTGGCGCCGATCGGCGGTTCGTTTGCCGAGGGATCGATGGAGGCGCCGTTGGGTGCGGCGGGTTACGCCGGCGCGTTGGTAGAGCTCCTGGAACAGGCCGCCTCGCTCGACCTGAGGGTCGACACCGTGGTGCACGCCAGTGGTTCGGCGGGCACCCAGGCGGGTCTGGTCGT
The DNA window shown above is from Acidobacteriota bacterium and carries:
- a CDS encoding D-cysteine desulfhydrase family protein, whose product is MRSLRDLKSRLDALPRERLIQAPTPLQRIARPSEFPKGADLQIKRDDLTGLAFGGNKGRKLEYIVADALAHGADTLVTWGGVQSNWCLQTAAAAARVGMRAVVVLLEKSGMSADDDGNVLLDHLCGAEVQVVEIGPDRGMLRLEQVADLVEPVVEDERAAGRKPYLAPIGGSFAEGSMEAPLGAAGYAGALVELLEQAASLDLRVDTVVHASGSAGTQAGLVVAAKIAAPHVRIVGISVVSDAETLRGQVRSIAAQLLELLDIDAEIGDNDVIAFDDYLEPGYGVLTPQISRAIAALARSEGIVLDPVYTGKAWLGMMDLMESGFIKTDESVIFIHTGGTAALFPYRSGIMLDLAE